The Bacteroides sp. genome segment TGAAGGCAGGCCTGTATGCACCCTCGGCCTTCGGGAAGGCCGAGGCCTGTTACGATTCAGCTGTCTCACACCTGGCAATGCAAAAACAGGAATGGTTCCTCTCACGTGACTACGCCATTGCAGATTCCTTTGCCATGATCTCCATATCAGAAGCCAATCGGGCGGCAGATAACGCACTTGTCAACCGGAAACACATCAATGCTTCCACTTCAAAAAGGATGGAAGTAATCCAGTCCAGATACCAGCATTTAGACTGGCTCATCGGTTGGCTGCCGTTATCCTGGATTACCGTGAAACAATTCACCGGGGGAAAGATTTCTTTGTCAAAAGCTGCCGTTTCGAACGAAAACGGCAACCTGCCCCTGGTCAATGATCTTCTTGACGATGCCCTGAAAAAGGTGCAAATAGTGGAGAAACATGTCAATGAGGTGCTTAATGGCTATTTTAAAGATTATCCGGGATGGGTGACCAGTCAGAAAGAAGCGATAGCCTGGACCCGGCATAATGAAAGCATAGCCCTGCTTGTTGACAAATTCGAAAGGAAATGCCATGTGATACAGAACGGAAAGATGATACGGTCCTTTGACATTGAACTGGGAAAGAACTGGATCGGGGACAAGACCAGGAAGGGCGATAAATCAACCCCTGAAGGGCAATACAAAGTAGTCCAAAAAAAGAAAAACAAAGAAACAAAGTACCACAAGGCCCTGCTGCTGGATTATCCGAATGAGGATGACAAACGCAGGTTCGAGGAACTTAAGTCCTCCGGGCATATCCCTTCAGACGCTCAGATCGGGGGATTGATTGAAATCCACGGTGCGGGAGGCAGGGGAATTGACTGGACAGATGGTTGCATTGCGCTTAGCAATAGCGACATGGACCAGCTTTACAATATGGTTAAAACATATACACCGGTTATCATTGTTGGCTCTATAAAACCATTGGAAGAAATCTTATCACAGCATGAAAAGGATGTCAGGTAAACAGTTCGTCTCTATTTTGGGTTTCATGGCCGGGATCATGCTCTGGATCGCCCTGATGATCGTCCTGAGCCGGATAGTACAGGAAAGAGCGCCGGAGATCAGGTCGGATGCCAATGATAATGACAGCATCTTCATGGAGGATAAGGAACTCCTAAAATATGCAGACAACCTTTTGGCCGGGATGAAAAAAGACAACAGGCTACTGTCAAGAAAAACCCCGGGAGGCTATTACCTTGTGA includes the following:
- a CDS encoding L,D-transpeptidase family protein codes for the protein MPRFLKLVLIVTFTAVVILLAAWLVWRSWPVYPEQRMAEARAAISQARNVKAGLYAPSAFGKAEACYDSAVSHLAMQKQEWFLSRDYAIADSFAMISISEANRAADNALVNRKHINASTSKRMEVIQSRYQHLDWLIGWLPLSWITVKQFTGGKISLSKAAVSNENGNLPLVNDLLDDALKKVQIVEKHVNEVLNGYFKDYPGWVTSQKEAIAWTRHNESIALLVDKFERKCHVIQNGKMIRSFDIELGKNWIGDKTRKGDKSTPEGQYKVVQKKKNKETKYHKALLLDYPNEDDKRRFEELKSSGHIPSDAQIGGLIEIHGAGGRGIDWTDGCIALSNSDMDQLYNMVKTYTPVIIVGSIKPLEEILSQHEKDVR